Proteins from one Triticum aestivum cultivar Chinese Spring chromosome 7A, IWGSC CS RefSeq v2.1, whole genome shotgun sequence genomic window:
- the LOC100415840 gene encoding 28 kDa ribonucleoprotein, chloroplastic: protein MATSAMTLAMAAATDASLFHPTFLSQHKLTPAAAFLPLIFSRAPLLRSTRPRAPLTPLVASSDAAEAGLDWADAEEAEETVTEEEPAVAASGGDAGYAAEPPEEAKVYVGNLPYDVDSERLAQLFDQAGVVEVAEVIYNRESGQSRGFGFVTMSTIEEADKAIETFNRYDISGRLLNVNRAAQRGSRVERPPRQFASSFRAYVGNLPWQAEDSRLVQLFSEHGEVVNATVVYDRETGRSRGFGFVTMASKEDLDSAISALDGQEMDGRPLRVNVAAERPQRGF from the exons ATGGCCACCTCCGCCATGACACTCGCCATGGCCGCGGCCACGGACGCCTCCCTCTTTCACCCCACGTTCCTCTCCCAACACAAGCTCACCCCGGCGGCCGCCTTCCTCCCACTCATTTTCTCTCGCGCGCCGCTCCTCCGCTCcacccgcccccgcgccccccttACGCCCCTCGTCGCCTCCTCCGACGCCGCCGAGGCGGGCCTCGACTGGGCCGACGCGGAGGAAGCCGAAGAGACGGTGACGGAGGAGGAGCCCGCGGTGGCGGCCTCCGGTGGGGATGCGGGGTACGCAGCCGAGCCTCCCGAGGAGGCTAAGGTGTACGTCGGGAACCTGCCGTATGATGTGGACAGCGAGCGGCTCGCCCAGCTCTTCGACCAGGCCGGCGTCGTCGAGGTCGCCGAG GTCATTTACAACAGAGAGTCAGGCCAGAGCCGTGGATTTGGATTTGTTACCATGAGTACTATTGAGGAAGCTGACAAAGCCATCGAGACGTTCAACCGCTAC GACATCAGCGGAAGGCTTCTGAACGTAAACAGGGCAGCTCAAAGGGGCTCCCGTGTTGAGAGACCTCCTCGACAGTTTGCATCTTCTTTCAGGGCTTATGTTGGTAACCTGCCATGGCAAGCGgaagactctaggttggtgcaatTGTTCAGCGAGCATGGGGAAGTAGTTAACGCTACAGTTGTGTACGACAGAGAAACTGGGCGTTCACGAGGATTTGGTTTTGTAACTATGGCTTCAAAGGAAGATCTTGACAGTGCTATTTCAGCGCTTGATGGACAG